From Debaryomyces hansenii CBS767 chromosome C complete sequence, a single genomic window includes:
- a CDS encoding DEHA2C13024p (similar to CA4307|IPF20013 Candida albicans), with product MSVKKPLNEDSCQVYGEGDDDYFYEEEYVISKSAKVTLFGLFICICLGCIWFFAIFLPDYFIPEARDLEGITKVTDLKVALIPLNEGRIKQLGLWDESSDAHDIGHDDEKLDNDSESDDEIEIGESDSEMEDDVELNQKRTVERLILIGDVHGHYTKLRKLLRKLNFNRRTDHVLMLGDFIAKGPDSIKVLEFAINNKIDCIFGNHEWYVLQNYAQFHQLDAPRFANEKPDIGIESSFNEDPEYLLAKKLQPHHVDYINSCSVIKKLGKVPLHKRNEDGGSKYSNGVAVHGGLRWDLPFEEQDSEKCLEMRSYIGPDFNESTDDPFEENAVSWSKIWNKKQKEFSNKDTHVVYYGHDARRGLKLKKYAKGLDTGCYKGGHLTAMVLWNENVPTSKGKTNILHKEKIVSVSC from the coding sequence ATGAGTGTTAAGAAACCATTGAATGAAGACCTGTGTCAGGTTTATGGAGAAGGGGATGATGATTACTTCTATGAAGAAGAGTATGTAATTAGTAAATCCGCAAAAGTAACGCTATTTGGGTTATTTATATGTATCTGTCTTGGATGCATTTGGTTTTTCGCCATATTTTTACCAGACTATTTTATTCCTGAGGCTAGAGATTTGGAAGGTATAACCAAGGTTACAGACTTGAAAGTTGCGTTGATACCATTAAATGAGGGTAGGATCAAGCAATTGGGATTATGGGACGAGTCAAGTGATGCCCATGATATAGGCCATGACGATGAGAAATTGGATAATGACAGTGAAAGCGACGACGAAATTGAAATCGGAGAAAGTGACAGCGAAATGGAAGATGATGTGGAACTCAACCAGAAGAGAACTGTCGAGAGACTTATACTTATCGGTGATGTACACGGGCATTATACAAAGCTTCGTAAATTACTTCGAAAACTTAACTTCAATCGTCGCACTGACCATGTACTCATGTTGGGAGATTTCATTGCGAAAGGCCCCGATTCTATTAAGGTTTTAGAATTTGcaatcaataataagatTGATTGCATATTTGGAAACCATGAATGGTACGTGCTACAAAATTATGCTCAATTTCACCAACTAGATGCACCTAGATTTGCCAATGAAAAACCTGATATCGGTATCGAAAGCCTGTTTAATGAAGATCCAGAGTATTTATTGGCGAAGAAATTGCAGCCGCACCACGTTGATTACATTAATAGTTGCCTGGTAATCAAAAAACTAGGCAAAGTTCCATTGCATAAGCGAAATGAAGATGGGGGTctgaaatattctaatgGAGTTGCTGTACATGGTGGTCTCCGTTGGGATTTGCCTTTCGAAGAACAGGATTCAGAGAAGTGTTTGGAAATGAGATCTTATATCGGCCCCGACTTTAACGAGTCCACCGACGACccttttgaagaaaatgccGTTTCGTGGTCTAAAATATGGAACAAGAAACAAAAGGAATTCTCCAATAAAGATACCCATGTCGTTTATTATGGACATGATGCCAGAAGAGGCCtcaaattaaagaaatacGCTAAAGGACTCGACACAGGATGTTACAAAGGTGGCCATTTAACGGCAATGGTCCTTTGGAACGAAAACGTTCCAACTTCCAAGGGtaaaacaaatattttgcataAAGAAAAGATAGTAAGCGTCTCGTGCTAG
- a CDS encoding DEHA2C13046p (highly similar to CA4306|IPF6656 Candida albicans), with protein sequence MPVDKQAKRKKSISSNEVELLYTKSKTYLHPTTSKKDNIPGYLSLSRGANAANRDIIISFMSEKQLSSEELKAYENVDIADLQDDLEALKLGGTNSRSSGKRNLNIVSKPPTSSAFGFCFSIPISFVYSIQVRKPSVGWWFGSIIINTQDGEKLPIVFFHDDESPSTLKNQKVRNQRFDPFGDNGEMYWGGSDFMNALGKFADVQKSSVEPSVYLINPESNDLRNFAPFKEPKTAKTETNQEPFKLPDVNKFFANAKWKVLETVATFSAKTRNQVLDLVDENAPMPIKQIINKPEVQKIGNEFDSARVYLAKWAAQVKEEAEEAHRKYQLDDEIYNKINKELGVGSNTEILTDEEVSKTSRRKPISKVEWEGLFDFSGRLIISIDEIKDRIFHGGLEDCIRGEAWLFLLNVYPWDSSAEERKTLRNSFQTAYEEIKLKWVNDDDKRSVDFWKDQKHRIEKDINRTDRNLSIFQNKKKISISGVGSDRLPTTRESSPETPDEADDDEFDVSNITNPHLFKMREILLTYNEHNVNLGYVQGMTDLLSPLYVTFQDESLTFWAFVNFMDRMERNFLRDQSGMKNQMLTLNELVQFMLPDLFKHLEKCESTDLYFFFRMLLVWFKREFEWSSVLSLWEILWTDYYSGQFHLFFALAVLSDNERIIRQNLSRFDEVLKYMNDLSMNMNLNHLLIRAELLFLRFRRMIDIIDRENSLKKLNNPGVYDDANNSLIKISPALRELLSKKPVIQKETERPEGVGGG encoded by the coding sequence ATGCCAGTTGATAAGCAAGCGAAAAGGAAAAAAAGTATATCAAGCAATGAAGTTGAATTGCTTTATACTAAATCTAAAACGTACCTTCACCCCACAACCTCTAAGAAGGATAATATACCTGGGTACTTGTCATTAAGTAGAGGTGCTAATGCAGCTAATAGAGATATTATAATCTCATTTATGTCTGAGAAGCAATTATCAAGcgaagaattgaaagcATATGAAAATGTTGATATTGCTGATTTGCAAGATGATTTGGAGGCATTGAAACTTGGTGGTACAAATAGTAGATCATCCGGTAAAcgaaatttgaatattgttTCGAAACCACCAACATCAAGTGCTTTTGGGTTTTGTTTCAGTATTCCGATATCATTTGtctattcaattcaagTTCGGAAACCGTCAGTAGGATGGTGGTTCggatcaataataattaacACCCAGGACGGAGAAAAGTTACCCATTGTGTTTTTTCATGATGATGAATCTCCGTCGACTTTGAAGAACCAAAAGGTTagaaatcaaagatttGATCCGTTCGGTGATAATGGTGAAATGTATTGGGGAGGACTGGATTTTATGAATGCATTAGGAAAGTTTGCAGACGTTCAAAAGTCAAGTGTAGAACCGTCTGTGTACTTAATTAATCCTGAATCTAATGATTTAAGGAATTTTGCTCCATTTAAGGAACCCAAAACAGCTAAGACGGAAACTAACCAAGAGCCATTTAAATTACCTGATGTCAACAAGTTTTTTGCAAATGCTAAATGGAAGGTCTTGGAAACCGTTGCTACTTTCTCAGCAAAAACTCGAAATCAAGTCCTTGATcttgttgatgaaaatgcCCCCATGCCAATTAAGCAGATTATAAATAAGCCTGAAGTgcaaaaaattggaaaCGAATTTGATAGCGCTAGAGTTTATTTAGCAAAATGGGCTGCTCaagttaaagaagaagcagaagagGCACACAGGAAATATCAGTTAGATGACGAAATATataacaaaattaataaagagTTGGGTGTGGGATCAAACACAGAAATCTTGACCGACGAAGAAGTGAGTAAGACATCTAGAAGAAAGCCTATTAGCAAAGTTGAATGGGAAGGtttgtttgatttttcaGGCAGATTGATTATTTCCatagatgaaattaaagataGGATCTTTCATGGGGGGTTAGAAGATTGCATAAGAGGGGAGGCGTGGTTATTTTTACTCAACGTTTACCCATGGGATTCTTCAGCTGAGGAAAGAAAAACCCTACGCAATAGTTTTCAAACAGCttatgaagaaataaagTTAAAATGGGTTaacgatgatgataaaagAAGCGTAGATTTTTGGAAAGATCAGAAACACAGGATTGAAAAAGACATTAATCGTACTGACCGTAACTTATCAATTTTccaaaacaaaaagaagatttcTATTTCCGGTGTGGGAAGTGATAGATTACCAACGACCAGGGAATCATCTCCAGAAACTCCAGATGAAgctgatgatgacgaattCGACGTTTCGAATATCACAAATCCTCACTTGTTTAAAATGAGGGAAATCTTATTGACTTACAATGAACATAATGTTAATTTGGGATATGTTCAGGGAATGACAGATTTATTGTCTCCACTATATGTCACATTTCAAGACGAATCCTTAACGTTCTGGGCATTTGTGAACTTTATGGATCGTATGGAAAGAAACTTCCTTCGTGATCAATCTGgaatgaaaaatcaaatgcTAACTTTGAATGAATTAGTTCAATTCATGTTACCAGATTTGTTTAAGCACTTGGAGAAGTGTGAATCTACAGATctatatttcttcttccgCATGCTATTAGTCTGGTTCAAACGCGAATTCGAGTGGTCCAGTGTGCTCTCCCTATGGGAAATCTTATGGACTGATTATTACTCCGGTCAATTCCACTTATTCTTCGCTTTGGCAGTATTAAGCGATAATGAACGTATTATAAGACAAAATTTAAGCAGATTCGACGAGGTCCTCAAGTACATGAACGACCTTTCTATGAATATGAACTTGAATCATTTGTTAATACGTGCAGAATTGCTATTCTTGAGGTTCAGAAGAATGATCGATATAATCGACAGGGAAAATTCcttgaaaaagttgaatAACCCTGGAGTATATGATGAtgctaataattcattaatcaaAATTAGCCCTGCATTgagagaattattatcgaaGAAGCCTGTGATACAGAAAGAAACTGAAAGACCTGAAGGTGTAGGTGGTGGTTAA
- a CDS encoding DEHA2C13068p (highly similar to uniprot|P47047 Saccharomyces cerevisiae YJL050W MTR4 Dead-box family ATP dependent helicase required for mRNA export from the nucleus), which translates to MDGEDLFDVFDEAPANAPPVIQTEPNSKKETSKKRQASEEPKENGEEKQAKKEKKTDTKKDEKTKAKQDITPVVFDAVEIEASREVAVSDGLMGKTSDAKPGQLQLRHQVRHQVAIPPEYPYVPIGEHKRQNEARTYPFVLDPFQDTAISCIDRSESVLVSAHTSAGKTVVAEYAIAQSLREKQRVIYTSPIKALSNQKYRELLAEFGDVGLMTGDVTINPDAGCLVMTTEILRSMLYRGSEVMREVAWVIFDEVHYMRDKARGVVWEETIILLPDKVHYVFLSATIPNAMEFAEWIVKIHAQPCHVVYTDFRPTPLQHYLFPAAGDGIHLVVDEKGTFREENFQKAMASISDNVGDDPSSADKSKGKKGQTYKGGNKDGKSDIYKIVKMIYMKRYNPVIVFSFSKRDCESLALKMSKLDFNTDDEREALTKIFNNAIELLPDADKELPQIKNILPLLRRGIGIHHSGLLPILKEIIEILFQEGLLKVLFATETFSIGLNMPAKTVVFTSVRKWDGKGFRWVSGGEYIQMSGRAGRRGLDDRGIVIMMIDEKMEPQVAKGMVKGQADRLDSAFHLGYNMILNLMRVEGISPEFMLESSFYQFQNAASVPVLEKNLQELTLKSNSIQIDDEATVREYYDLKKQFDIYQDDVRQVVTHPGHILPFLQAGRVIKVKVGDMDYGWGMVTSFTKRTNKRNPSQTYSDHEAYIVNVFVYTMFVDSPVNLIKSFNPDLPIGIRPANAGEKSRAEYIPITLDSIEKISSVRLRVPDEFKSSSAKKNLLKTMKDLPKRLPDGIPLMDPIESMKIDDNDFKLLLRKIDVLESKMLSNPLHESVRLKDLYEKYSEKVEIENKIKSLKDKILEAQAVIQLDDLRHRKRVLRRLGFTTQNDIIELKGRVACEISTGDELLLTELIFNGTFNDLTCEQCASLLSCFVFQEKAKEVPRLKPELAEPLKSMQDMASKIAKVFKECKIELVEKEYVESFRPELMEVTYAWCKGASFTQICKMTDVYEGSLIRMFKRLEEMLRQMVTAAKTIGNAELEEKMEKSMGLVHRDIVSAGSLYL; encoded by the coding sequence ATGGATGGTGAAGATTTGTTTGACGTCTTTGACGAAGCACCAGCCAATGCTCCACCTGTGATACAGACGGAACCAAACTCAAAGAAGGAAACTTCGAAAAAGCGTCAAGCTTCCGAAGAGCCTAAAGAGAATGGCGAAGAAAAACAGGctaagaaagaaaagaaaactGACACGAAAAAGGATGAAAAAACTAAAGCTAAGCAAGATATCACTCCTGTTGTTTTCGATGCTGTCGAAATTGAGGCTTCAAGAGAAGTTGCTGTATCAGATGGATTAATGGGAAAAACATCAGATGCAAAGCCAGGACAATTACAGTTGAGACATCAAGTTAGACATCAAGTTGCTATTCCACCTGAATATCCATATGTTCCCATTGGTGAGCATAAAAGACAAAACGAAGCAAGAACTTATCCGTTCGTTTTGGATCCTTTCCAAGATACAGCCATTTCGTGTATTGATAGAAGCGAATCAGTATTGGTCTCAGCGCATACCTCTGCCGGTAAAACAGTAGTTGCAGAATACGCTATCGCCCAATCATTAAGAGAAAAACAAAGAGTCATTTATACCTCTCCAATTAAGGCATTAAGTAACCAGAAGTACAGAGAACTATTGGCAGAATTTGGTGACGTAGGTTTAATGACTGGTGATGTTACTATTAATCCTGATGCTGGTTGTTTAGTTATGACTACTGAAATTTTACGTAGTATGTTGTATAGAGGTTCCGAAGTTATGAGAGAAGTTGCGTGGGTGATCTTTGATGAAGTTCATTATATGAGAGATAAGGCTCGTGGTGTTGTTTGGGAAGAAACAATTATCTTATTGCCAGATAAGGTTCATTATGTTTTTCTTTCGGCCACTATCCCAAATGCCATGGAATTTGCAGAATGGATTGTCAAAATTCATGCACAACCATGTCATGTTGTTTATACAGATTTCCGTCCAACCCCATTGCAACATTATTTGTTCCCTGCGGCAGGAGATGGTATCCATTTggttgttgatgaaaaaggAACTTTCAGAGAagaaaatttccaaaaagCTATGGCGTCCATTAGTGACAATGTTGGCGATGATCCATCATCGGCTGATAAATCTAAAGGTAAAAAGGGACAAACATATAAAGGGGGTAACAAGGATGGTAAGTCAGATATTTACAAGATTGTTAAAATGATCTATATGAAAAGATATAACCCAGTTATtgttttctctttctctAAGAGAGATTGTGAATCTTTGGCTTTGAAAATGTCAAAATTAGATTTCAATACAGATGACGAAAGAGAAGCGTTAAcaaaaatcttcaataatgcaATTGAATTGTTACCTGATGCTGATAAAGAGCTTCCCCAaatcaagaatattttgcCTTTATTAAGACGTGGTATTGGTATTCATCATTCTGGGTTATTACCAATCttaaaagaaattattgaaattttgttccAGGAAGGGCTTTTAAAGGTTTTATTTGCTACCGAAACTTTCTCCATTGGTCTTAATATGCCTGCTAAAACAGTTGTTTTCACATCTGTCCGTAAGTGGGATGGTAAAGGTTTCCGTTGGGTTTCTGGAGGTGAATACATTCAGATGTCCGGTAGAGCAGGTCGTCGTGGTCTAGATGATCGTGGTATTGTTATTATGATgattgatgaaaaaatggAGCCACAAGTTGCAAAAGGAATGGTAAAAGGTCAAGCAGATAGATTGGATTCAGCCTTCCATTTAGGATATaatatgattttgaatttgatgagGGTTGAAGGTATTTCTCCAGAATTCATGTTGGAAAGCtcattttatcaatttcaaaacgCAGCATCTGTTCCTGTATTAGAGAAGAACTTACAGGAATTAACTTTGAAATCGAACAGTATTCaaattgatgatgaggCAACAGTCAGGGAATAttatgatttgaaaaagcaGTTTGATATATATCAGGATGATGTTCGCCAAGTCGTTACTCACCCGGGTCACATTTTACCTTTCTTACAAGCAGGAAGAGTTATAAAGGTTAAGGTTGGCGACATGGATTATGGTTGGGGTATGGTCACATCTTTCACAAAAAGAACTAACAAGAGAAACCCATCCCAAACGTACAGCGATCACGAAGCATATATTGTGAACGTTTTTGTTTACACGATGTTTGTTGATTCTCCAGTCAATTTAATTAAGTCATTTAATCCAGATCTTCCAATCGGTATTAGACCAGCTAACGCTGGTGAAAAATCTAGAGCAGAATACATTCCAATAACTTtggattcaattgaaaagattagTAGTGTTAGATTAAGAGTTCCGGACGAATTCAAAAGTTCAAGCGCtaaaaagaatttattgaagactATGAAGGATTTACCAAAGAGACTTCCAGATGGTATTCCATTAATGGATCCAATTGAAAGTATGAAAATCGATGATAATGACTTTAAATTATTGTTAAGAAAGATCGATGTCTTGGAATCGAAGATGTTAAGTAACCCTCTTCATGAGTCTGTGAGattgaaagatttataTGAGAAATATAGTGAAAAGGTGgagattgaaaataaaatcaagtctcttaaagataaaatattggaGGCTCAAGCAGTTATTCAATTGGACGATTTGAGGCATAGAAAGAGAGTCCTTAGAAGATTGGGATTCACTACACAAAATGATATCATTGAATTAAAAGGTAGAGTTGCTTGTGAAATCAGTACTGGggatgaattattattgaccgaattgatattcaatGGTACATTTAATGACTTAACTTGCGAACAATGTGCATCGTTATTATCATGCTTTGTCTTCCAAGAAAAGGCTAAGGAAGTTCCTAGATTGAAGCCTGAATTGGCTGAGCCATTGAAGTCAATGCAAGATATGGCTAGTAAAATAGCCAAAGTCTTCAAAGAATGTAAGATAGAACTCGTTGAAAAGGAATACGTTGAATCATTCAGACCAGAATTAATGGAAGTTACATATGCTTGGTGTAAGGGTGCATCTTTTACACAAATTTGTAAGATGACTGATGTCTATGAAGGTTCTTTAATTAGAATGTTTAAGAGATTGGAAGAAATGTTGAGACAAATGGTAACTGCAGCTAAAACCATTGGTAACGCcgaattagaagaaaagatgGAAAAATCAATGGGATTAGTTCACAGAGATATTGTTTCAGCTGGTTCATTATATCTTTAG
- a CDS encoding DEHA2C13090p (some similarities with CA2118|IPF8024 Candida albicans) produces the protein MVDCMLIAIPVDLLVMLLSITTSSLGIAILTSQNMAIALLLFIIGGFISGGLLVIQMLFRSNLTPIFFILQLVAYIFQIVTGIVFCINIIHNHFDFSKGFKGWEVAVPTLFIIDVFLMAISITLLFVVFLQSGPDEIEDVDLEKDTVSSSDTSCGSPTSGTYPIEKDNSSQHLNVTQYQQVSKKISDQTLVEGPMYDTVVKTTINNINADNDLAYIMNYTPTDEASDYSYYTNKNWMDSNANLHSIKLSTDLTNIPTPETPTKSFSKRTNFGLFRMNTRAIDSSNKLVNENPNVIPDLKQSKSVPNFIKTANLDNNININNKKPRFEAIPDLNHSDIKKLNQNCSQATPVNYVYDQSAGINSYESSTNKHRRVSLIESNCNDIPQGEHNIKVVGNKNIVKRSKSASSIGGGKSRKSNVDQRRKSIHDEKIFLRNVNESLLPAVLRSGESPIMELRRQQEIQGKQTEEQNKSPFSQKGSPKHSSNLQRDVGSDLSPVGEGDSSEAEKSNIGEITESDDSPDYLNLPFISEFDEPIDQDKFRGFDQDTAVIEEPSEIFKKTPKKKGTYQFNDLNFEKQTFAQSGQQKVEEQLPEDYYKALNGLEKIPKSSSTSNFMWKQEGKENGTSSSMNHISLKDWDSNSIKWNEHRTRSGANLNIAGITRLVSDHNLKSMSTDSDSVIPADMDLLPPLEYRLDNIDNLSDLHSATGSTKEVEPDYSFTSLNRSSSAPSLHTYREPYPGLDCVYSASQESKSLSIKSSENTLRHINTPPERNVSLTASSSPIKKFFQESPKRLNVIFKRKPNTRYSVDLSSLKDPNINSYHKHTSSVVSNQFSMYSSKSSKSSSPKKTFKALLRSPSKFQTPSPVEPSFAECSKPASQNKLFNNNNNDGCSIYANENALSFWDLDTAHSSERSRVSSVPSAVIGEYDREKWRTLKALQNQEKVSFEGVEA, from the coding sequence ATGGTGGATTGCATGCTAATAGCGATTCCGGTTGATCTACTAGTGATGTTGTTGAGCATAACAACATCATCACTTGGAATAGCCATTTTAACAAGCCAGAACATGGCTATTGCATTgcttttatttataatcgGAGGTTTTATAAGTGGTGGTTTATTGGTTATCCAGATGTTGTTCAGACTGAACTTAACCCctatttttttcatcttaCAATTAGTGGCCTACATTTTTCAGATTGTCACAGGTATCGTATTCTGCATTAACATTattcataatcattttgatttttcaaaaggATTCAAAGGGTGGGAGGTGGCAGTGCCGacattattcattatagATGTATTTCTCATGGCTATTTCCATAACTTTACTCTTCGTTGTATTTTTACAAAGTGGTCCtgatgaaatagaagacGTCGACTTGGAGAAAGATACGGTTTCTCTGTCTGACACTTCTTGTGGTTCCCCAACCAGTGGGACATATCCTATTGAGAAAGATAATTCATCGCAACATTTAAATGTCACGCAATACCAACAAGTATCAAAAAAGATCTCGGATCAAACTTTGGTTGAAGGCCCAATGTACGATACTGTGGTTAAGACTacaatcaataatatcaacgCCGACAATGACCTAGCATATATCATGAACTATACTCCAACTGACGAAGCATCAGATTATCTGTACTATACAAACAAGAATTGGATGGATTCCAATGCAAACTTACATTCAATAAAACTTTCAACCGATTTAACTAATATTCCCACGCCTGAAACACCGACAAAATCGTTTTCCAAAAGAACAAATTTTGGCTTATTTAGGATGAATACAAGGGCAATAGATTCAAGTAACAAACTTGTGAACGAGAATCCAAATGTGATACCCGATTTGAAACAATCAAAGAGCGTTCCAAACTTTATAAAGACAGCCAAccttgataataatataaacatcaataataagaaaCCTAGGTTCGAAGCTATTCCAGATTTGAACCATTCtgatataaaaaaattgaatcagAACTGTTCGCAAGCCACCCCAGTGAATTACGTCTATGACCAGAGCGCTGGTATTAACAGTTATGAATCGAGCACTAACAAGCATAGACGAGTTTCATTGATAGAGTCAAACTGTAATGATATTCCCCAAGGGGAACATAATATTAAAGTTGTTGgtaataaaaatatcgTAAAGAGATCTAAATCAGCTAGTTCTATTGGTGGTGGTAAGTCTAGAAAGTCAAATGTAGATCAAAGACGAAAGTCAATACatgatgaaaaaatatttcttagAAATGTTAATGAATCCTTGTTACCGGCGGTTTTAAGAAGTGGTGAAAGTCCTATTATGGAATTAAGAAGACAACAAGAAATACAGGGTAAACAGACTGAAGAACAGAATAAGAGTCCTTTCAGTCAGAAAGGTAGTCCTAAACATTCCTCCAATTTGCAAAGAGATGTTGGATCAGATTTGAGTCCTGTGGGCGAGGGTGATCTGAGTGAGGCTGAAAAATCCAACATTGGAGAAATAACAGAATCTGATGATAGTCCAGATTATTTGAACTTACCTTTCATATCTGAATTTGATGAGCCTATAGACCAGGATAAATTTAGAGGTTTCGACCAAGATACAGCAGTTATTGAAGAACCATCtgaaatcttcaaaaaGACTCCGAAGAAAAAAGGTACCTATCAATTTAACGAtcttaattttgaaaagcaAACCTTTGCTCAATCGGGTCAACAAAAAGTAGAAGAACAGTTACCTGAGGATTACTATAAAGCCCTTAATGGTCTAGAgaaaattccaaaatcCAGTTCCACTTCGAATTTTATGTGGAAGCAGGAGGGAAAAGAAAACGGGACTTCAAGTTCTATGAACCATATATCCTTGAAGGATTGGGATagtaattcaataaaatgGAATGAACATAGAACTAGATCTGGTGCGAACTTGAATATTGCTGGTATCACAAGGTTAGTAAGTGATCACAATTTGAAATCTATGAGCACCGACAGTGATTCAGTGATACCTGCTGATATGGATTTATTACCACCTTTAGAATATCGCCTAGATAATATCGACAACTTGAGTGATCTACATAGTGCTACAGGTAGTACTAAAGAGGTAGAGCCTGACTACTCGTTTACTTCTTTGAATAGGTCTTCGAGTGCTCCATCATTACACACATATAGAGAGCCGTATCCTGGGTTAGACTGTGTGTATAGTGCTTCACAAGAATCAAAGAGTTTGTCCATCAAATCTCTGGAAAACACATTACGTCACATTAACACGCCCCCAGAACGTAACGTTTCTTTAACCGCAAGTTCTTCTCCAATAAAGAAGTTTTTCCAAGAGAGTCCGAAACGTCTAAATGTCATTTTTAAACGAAAGCCAAACACTAGGTATAGTGTCGATTTGAGTTCATTGAAAGATCCCAATATTAATTCCTATCACAAGCATACAAGTTCTGTGGTGTCAAACCAGTTTTCTATGTACTCCAGTAAATCGTCCAAATCGAGTTCCCCCAAAAAAACCTTCAAGGCCCTCCTTAGATCACCTAGCAAGTTTCAGACACCAAGCCCCGTAGAACCTTCTTTTGCAGAATGTTCAAAACCAGCCTCCcaaaataaattgtttaataataataataatgatggaTGTCTGATATATGCTAATGAAAACGCATTGAGTTTCTGGGATTTGGATACTGCTCATAGTTCAGAGCGATCAAGAGTTAGTTCTGTTCCAAGTGCCGTAATTGGGGAATATGACAGAGAAAAATGGAGAACTTTAAAAGCATTACAAAACCAAGAAAAAGTCTCTTTTGAAGGAGTTGAAGCTTAA